From a region of the Rhinatrema bivittatum chromosome 15, aRhiBiv1.1, whole genome shotgun sequence genome:
- the TMEM82 gene encoding transmembrane protein 82, translated as MGVPGATFEPESCQQRREAEPRPGQAAARSDMLAFLTAFLPRFPWDVWGATRPLDSLLQGVVGACAVSVLCSLMKVHLFIQCLNDPDRKNEREKIRSQRHLLEDLHLCLLTIIFTLVGSRVAALVVLEFSLRAVSMLLSLNAGAQNSQLFLMCQYSLGCGITCSLHYLHEGAPHRTWNLILAVGLAGLIVWYTRRLSKHICTMYELHSRERYCGVCLALLTSWHGIPGLLCRALKITFVVADLAAIALINKDFLSTSEAIRFWTPLTICYTLLVIYMQEEQRQNPSKQMVYQTAFVRMGGLLILMLTVGLWMDILHIFISLAGELWCLIRADILLDICREQDFSQRFSKPSHRSYDVSPRINKPSSNVAGTS; from the exons ATGGGTGTTCCTGGGGCGACCTTTGAGCCCGAAAGCTGCCAGCAGAGGAGGGAGGCAGAGCCCCGGCCGGGCCAGGCTGCAGCACGCTCCGACATGCTCGCCTTCCTCACCGCCTTCCTCCCGCGGTTTCCCTGGGACGTGTGGGGCGCCACCCGCCCGCTGGATTCCCTGCTGCAAG gtgtggtgggagcctgtgctgTCTCCGTCCTGTGCAGCCTCATGAAGGTTCATCTCTTCATCCAGTGCCTGAA TGACCCAGACAGGAAAAATGAGCGAGAGAAGATCCGGTCCCAAAGGCATCTCCTTGAGGATCTGCACCTCTGCCTCCTCACCATTATATTCACTCTGGTGGGGTCTCGTGTGGCTGCCCTGGTGGTCCTGGAATTCTCTCTGAGAGCGGTCTCCATGCTTCTTTCACTAAATGCG GGGGCACAGAATAGCCAGCTGTTCCTGATGTGCCAGTACTCTCTTGGGTGTGGTATCACCTGCAGCCTCCATTACCTGCACGAGGGGGCGCCCCACCGCACCTGGAACCTGATCCTGGCTGTGGGATTGGCTGGTCTGATTGTGTGGTACACGCGCAGGCTGTCCAAACACATCTGCACCATGTACGAGCTGCACAGCCGTGAGCGGTACTGCGGGGTCTGCCTTGCACTCCTGACCAGCTGGCACGGCATTcccggcctgctgtgccgtgccCTGAAGATCACCTTCGTGGTGGCTGACCTGGCTGCCATCGCGCTCATCAACAAGGACTTCCTCAGCACCTCGGAGGCCATCCGCTTCTGGACGCCTCTCACCATCTGCTACACGCTGCTGGTGATCTACATGCAAG aagagcagagGCAGAACCCCAGCAAGCAGATGGTGTACCAGACAGCGTTTGTGAGGATGGGGGGACTCCTGATTCTCATGCTGACCGTGGGGCTGTGGATGGACATCCTGCACATCTTTATCTCGTTGGCCGGAGAGCTCTGGTGTTTGATCCGTGCGGATATCCTGCTGGACATCTGTCGAGAGCAG